A part of Myxococcus landrumus genomic DNA contains:
- the cml gene encoding CmlA/FloR family chloramphenicol efflux MFS transporter: MPVSRSLSWNHSVPAALLLMAPFDLLASLAMDVYLPVVPAMTGILGTTPSVVQLTLSLYMAVLGLGQVVFGPLSDRIGRRPVLLTGAVLFTAASFLLAATSEAPLFVGLRLVQAVGASAALVATFATVRDVYAERPESATLYSTFSAMLAFVPALGPIVGALLARHFGWRAIFITLGLLAAAATLNALPRWRETRPSEAPRQGVAFGPILRSPTFWTYTLGFSAAMGSFFVFFSTAPRVLIGQAGFSELGFSLAFATAALAMILTTRFARRFVAKWGLAGSLTRGMLLLLLGAALLTAGQRLGAPSFWTFVAPMWVIAAGIVFAASVTANGALQSFSAMAGTAVALYFCLQSLIVGVVGTSLVVLLDGDTAWPLVAYSSLMALVTLMAQRHLPPPGHTRPSTKPSRSTPSVE; the protein is encoded by the coding sequence ATGCCTGTTTCAAGAAGCCTGTCGTGGAATCACTCCGTGCCAGCAGCGCTGTTGCTGATGGCCCCCTTCGACCTCCTGGCCTCCCTGGCCATGGATGTCTACCTGCCCGTGGTTCCAGCCATGACTGGAATCCTCGGCACCACCCCCTCCGTCGTCCAGCTCACGTTGAGCCTGTACATGGCGGTGCTCGGGCTCGGGCAGGTGGTGTTCGGCCCGCTCTCGGACCGCATCGGGCGACGCCCGGTGTTGCTGACGGGGGCCGTGTTGTTCACCGCCGCCTCGTTCCTGCTCGCCGCCACCTCCGAGGCCCCCCTGTTCGTCGGCCTCCGGCTGGTGCAGGCCGTGGGCGCCTCCGCGGCCCTCGTCGCCACGTTCGCGACCGTCCGTGACGTCTACGCGGAGCGGCCCGAGAGCGCGACCCTCTACAGCACGTTCAGCGCCATGCTGGCCTTCGTTCCCGCGCTCGGCCCCATCGTAGGGGCCCTGCTCGCGAGGCACTTCGGCTGGCGCGCCATCTTCATCACGCTCGGACTCCTGGCGGCGGCGGCGACGCTGAATGCCCTGCCCAGGTGGCGGGAGACACGCCCGTCGGAGGCGCCCCGTCAGGGTGTCGCGTTCGGGCCCATCCTGCGCAGCCCCACGTTCTGGACGTACACGCTGGGCTTCAGCGCGGCGATGGGCTCGTTCTTCGTGTTCTTCTCCACCGCGCCCCGCGTCCTCATCGGACAGGCCGGCTTCTCGGAGCTCGGGTTCAGCCTGGCCTTCGCCACCGCCGCGCTCGCGATGATTCTCACGACACGCTTCGCCCGGCGCTTCGTGGCGAAGTGGGGTCTGGCGGGAAGCCTCACGCGAGGCATGCTCCTGTTGCTGCTCGGCGCGGCGTTGCTGACGGCCGGACAGCGCTTGGGGGCCCCGTCGTTCTGGACGTTCGTCGCACCGATGTGGGTCATCGCGGCGGGCATCGTCTTCGCCGCGTCCGTCACCGCCAACGGCGCGCTCCAGTCCTTCAGCGCCATGGCGGGAACAGCCGTCGCGCTCTACTTCTGCCTCCAGAGCCTCATCGTCGGCGTCGTCGGAACGTCGCTCGTCGTCCTCCTCGACGGCGACACCGCGTGGCCCCTGGTGGCCTACAGCTCGCTCATGGCCCTGGTGACATTGATGGCTCAACGACACTTGCCGCCACCCGGCCACACGCGCCCCTCCACGAAGCCCTCGCGCTCAACACCGTCGGTGGAATGA
- a CDS encoding beta-propeller fold lactonase family protein gives MSDSARADDTFVNWESPHVHPVDLTPDGTRLLAVNTADHQLQVFAVSAEGALTLTATIPVGLDPVSVRARSNTEAWVVNHISDSVSIVNLSTLNVVHTLPTDDEPEDVVFAGTPQRAFISCSQVNQVLVVDPARPLALPRRVPIQGESPKALAVNESGTRVYVAIFESGNRSTLLSGSRTFPNPIPPNVVSDPQGPYGGVNPPPNAGRHFEPPLNPANPPPPPVGLIVKKDARARWMDDNRGDWTGLVSGEKASLSGRVQGWDMPDRDVAIINTSTLAVTYSTGLMNLNMALAVHPNGTVTVVGTDATNEVRFEPNLAGRFLRVQLAAVNPSSPSRAVVKDLNPHLDYSVPVVPQPVRELSIGDPRGIAWHPSGTRGYVTGMGSNNVIVVDGVGQRVANIPVGEGPTGIVLNRPGTRAYVMDKFAASISVVDLKRQKEVARVPFFDPSPESIKLGRKHLYDTHRTSGLGHISCGSCHVDGRMDRLAWDLGDPSDVVKSSAGQNLGMGIPGLTEDFTNWHSMKGPMTTQTLQDIIGKEPHHWRGDRDGLEDFNAAFIKLNGDDALLSAAEMQQFEDFLATLTFPPNPFRNTDNTLPARLALPGHYTPHKFPPVGRPLPVGNALNGLQMFRPPRLLDANAFACATCHTLPTGLGSDAVWDGSRFNPLPVGPHGERHLGLVAQDGTTAGTTKVPQLRNLYQKVGTEFSQRESLAGFGYFHDGATASLSEFVTVTAFQLMSEQEVADMVAFMLSFSGSDLPVGSATSVMEPPGPASKDSHAGVGKQVTLTSPNPAASQLSEVALFERLADKEAVGLVVRGRQRGLPRGYVYVGNGLFQSDRSREVVSASVLKTLARPGSELTYMLVPRGTEFPLGVDRDNDGVLNLDELERGTRPDDPLSK, from the coding sequence GTGTCAGACTCCGCCAGGGCGGACGACACCTTCGTGAACTGGGAAAGCCCTCACGTCCATCCGGTGGACCTGACGCCAGACGGCACCCGGCTCCTGGCGGTGAACACGGCGGACCATCAACTGCAAGTCTTTGCAGTCTCCGCGGAGGGCGCGCTGACGCTCACCGCGACGATACCCGTGGGCCTGGACCCCGTCTCCGTCCGGGCCCGCTCCAACACCGAGGCGTGGGTGGTCAATCACATCTCCGACAGCGTGAGCATCGTCAACCTGTCCACGCTCAATGTGGTCCACACCCTCCCCACCGACGACGAGCCGGAGGACGTGGTCTTCGCCGGGACGCCGCAGCGCGCGTTCATCTCCTGCTCCCAGGTGAACCAGGTCCTGGTAGTGGACCCTGCCCGTCCCCTCGCCCTCCCGCGGCGCGTGCCGATTCAAGGGGAGAGCCCCAAGGCGTTGGCGGTGAACGAGTCCGGCACCCGCGTGTACGTGGCCATCTTCGAGTCCGGCAATCGCAGCACGCTCCTGTCGGGCAGCCGCACCTTCCCCAATCCCATTCCGCCCAACGTCGTGAGCGACCCCCAAGGCCCCTACGGCGGCGTCAACCCTCCTCCCAACGCGGGCAGGCACTTCGAGCCGCCCCTGAATCCCGCCAACCCGCCGCCACCGCCCGTGGGCCTCATCGTGAAGAAGGACGCGCGCGCCCGCTGGATGGATGACAACCGAGGCGACTGGACAGGGCTGGTCAGCGGGGAGAAAGCCTCGCTCTCCGGCCGGGTCCAGGGCTGGGACATGCCGGACCGGGACGTGGCCATCATCAACACCTCCACCCTGGCCGTGACGTACTCCACCGGGCTGATGAACCTCAACATGGCCCTGGCGGTCCATCCCAATGGCACCGTGACGGTGGTGGGCACGGATGCGACGAATGAAGTGCGCTTCGAGCCCAACCTCGCTGGCCGCTTCCTCCGGGTGCAGCTGGCCGCGGTGAATCCCTCCTCGCCGTCCCGTGCCGTGGTGAAGGACTTGAATCCTCACCTGGACTACTCGGTGCCCGTGGTGCCGCAGCCGGTGCGGGAGTTGTCCATTGGCGACCCGCGAGGCATTGCCTGGCACCCGTCAGGCACCCGGGGCTACGTGACGGGCATGGGGTCCAACAATGTCATCGTGGTGGACGGCGTGGGCCAGCGCGTGGCGAACATTCCCGTGGGAGAGGGGCCCACGGGCATCGTGCTCAACCGTCCCGGGACGCGGGCCTATGTGATGGACAAGTTCGCGGCCAGCATCTCCGTGGTGGACTTGAAGCGGCAGAAGGAGGTGGCCCGCGTCCCCTTCTTCGACCCGTCCCCCGAGTCCATCAAGCTGGGGCGCAAGCACCTCTATGACACCCACCGGACCTCGGGGCTGGGGCACATCTCGTGTGGCTCCTGCCATGTGGATGGGCGCATGGACCGGCTCGCGTGGGATTTGGGAGACCCGTCCGACGTCGTGAAGTCCAGCGCCGGCCAGAACCTGGGCATGGGCATTCCCGGCCTCACGGAGGACTTCACGAACTGGCACTCGATGAAGGGCCCGATGACCACCCAGACGCTCCAGGACATCATCGGCAAGGAGCCTCATCACTGGCGCGGTGACCGGGACGGCCTGGAGGACTTCAACGCCGCCTTCATCAAGCTCAACGGGGATGACGCCCTGCTCTCCGCGGCGGAGATGCAGCAGTTCGAGGACTTCCTCGCCACGTTGACCTTCCCGCCCAATCCCTTCCGGAACACAGACAACACGCTGCCCGCGCGGCTGGCCTTGCCGGGGCACTACACGCCCCACAAGTTCCCTCCCGTCGGGCGCCCGCTGCCCGTCGGCAACGCCCTCAATGGCTTGCAGATGTTCCGGCCGCCGCGCCTCTTGGACGCCAACGCCTTTGCCTGCGCCACGTGCCACACCCTGCCCACGGGGCTGGGCTCGGACGCGGTCTGGGATGGCTCCCGCTTCAACCCGCTCCCCGTGGGCCCTCATGGCGAGCGTCACCTGGGCCTCGTCGCCCAGGATGGCACCACCGCGGGAACGACCAAGGTTCCGCAGTTGCGCAATCTCTACCAGAAGGTCGGGACGGAGTTCTCGCAGCGAGAGAGCCTCGCGGGCTTCGGGTACTTCCATGACGGAGCCACGGCGTCCCTCTCGGAGTTCGTGACGGTCACCGCCTTCCAGCTCATGAGCGAGCAGGAGGTCGCGGACATGGTGGCCTTCATGCTGAGCTTCTCGGGCTCGGACCTGCCCGTGGGCTCGGCGACGAGTGTGATGGAGCCGCCGGGCCCCGCCAGCAAGGACAGCCACGCGGGCGTGGGCAAGCAGGTGACGCTCACTTCGCCCAACCCCGCGGCCTCCCAGTTGAGCGAGGTGGCGCTGTTCGAGCGGCTCGCGGACAAGGAAGCGGTGGGGCTTGTCGTCCGGGGCCGGCAGCGCGGCCTGCCACGCGGCTACGTCTACGTGGGCAACGGGCTCTTCCAGTCCGACCGCTCGCGGGAGGTGGTGAGTGCCTCCGTGCTGAAGACGCTCGCGCGACCTGGCAGCGAGCTCACCTACATGCTGGTGCCTCGCGGGACGGAGTTCCCGCTGGGCGTGGACCGGGACAACGATGGGGTGCTCAACCTGGATGAGCTGGAGCGAGGCACCCGTCCGGATGACCCGCTGAGCAAGTAG
- a CDS encoding helix-turn-helix transcriptional regulator has protein sequence MAAKETLADELAELVRLRRARDLMDREFESPLDVEAIAKAAYMSPAHFSRRFKQEYGESPYSYLMTRRIERAMALLRRGDMSVTDACMAVGCTSLGSFSASFTKLVGMPPSDYRAQQHTEDAILPACVQKERTRPRRAGSEKQSPEE, from the coding sequence ATGGCTGCCAAAGAGACGCTGGCGGACGAGCTCGCGGAGCTCGTACGGCTGCGACGCGCCCGTGACCTCATGGACCGCGAATTCGAAAGCCCCCTCGACGTGGAGGCCATCGCGAAGGCGGCCTACATGTCTCCCGCGCACTTCTCGCGCCGCTTCAAGCAGGAGTATGGGGAGAGCCCGTACTCGTACTTGATGACACGCCGCATCGAGCGGGCCATGGCGCTGCTGCGGCGGGGAGACATGAGCGTCACCGACGCGTGCATGGCGGTCGGCTGCACCTCGCTGGGCTCCTTCAGCGCCAGCTTCACCAAGCTGGTGGGCATGCCGCCGTCGGACTACCGCGCCCAGCAGCACACCGAAGACGCCATCCTGCCCGCCTGCGTCCAGAAAGAGCGGACCCGCCCACGTCGAGCAGGATCCGAGAAGCAATCCCCGGAGGAATGA
- a CDS encoding NADPH-dependent F420 reductase: MLEGCPPDSSHGPSSQPPALQEPHMKIGIIGAGSIGATLARKWVKLGHQVSLANSRGPDSLRTLAAEIGATAVTAAEAARGGEVVVVTIPQGAVANLPKDLFASVPSDVVVIDTGNYYPSRDGSIPALEQGQVESAWVSQHLGRPVIKAFNNIYFSSLAAKGTPKGTPGRIALPIAGDSSEAKAKVIRVIDELGFDTVDTGTLDDSWRQQPGSPCYTNDLDATQLKAALAKAERSRVPEYRKAADDAARAFFESQKKS, encoded by the coding sequence ATCCTCGAAGGGTGCCCCCCGGATTCAAGCCACGGCCCCTCCTCGCAACCTCCAGCCCTACAGGAGCCACACATGAAGATTGGAATCATTGGTGCGGGCAGCATCGGCGCGACGCTGGCCCGGAAGTGGGTGAAGCTGGGTCACCAGGTGTCCCTCGCCAACTCTCGCGGGCCGGACTCCCTGCGCACGCTCGCGGCCGAAATCGGAGCCACCGCGGTCACCGCCGCCGAGGCCGCTCGCGGCGGCGAGGTGGTCGTCGTCACCATCCCCCAGGGCGCCGTGGCGAACCTGCCCAAGGACCTCTTCGCCAGCGTGCCCTCGGACGTGGTCGTGATTGACACGGGCAACTACTACCCCTCGCGCGACGGCAGCATCCCCGCGCTCGAGCAGGGCCAGGTCGAGAGCGCGTGGGTCAGCCAGCATCTGGGCCGGCCGGTCATCAAGGCGTTCAACAACATCTACTTCAGCTCCCTCGCCGCGAAGGGCACCCCCAAGGGCACCCCCGGGCGCATCGCCCTCCCCATCGCGGGTGACTCCTCCGAGGCGAAGGCGAAGGTCATTCGCGTCATCGACGAGCTCGGGTTCGACACCGTCGATACGGGCACCCTCGATGACTCCTGGCGCCAGCAGCCCGGCTCCCCCTGCTATACGAATGACCTGGACGCGACCCAGCTCAAGGCCGCGCTCGCCAAGGCGGAGCGCAGCCGCGTTCCCGAGTACCGCAAGGCCGCGGACGACGCGGCACGCGCGTTCTTCGAGTCCCAGAAGAAATCCTGA
- a CDS encoding ATP-binding cassette domain-containing protein: MTKSNSSPSQHPADRHDMIRVRGARENNLKDVSVELPKRRLTVFTGVSGSGKSSLVFGTIAAESQRLINETYSAFVQNFMPSMGRPEVDVLDGLTTAIIVDQERMGANSRSTVGTATDANAMLRVLFSRLGKPHIGSSNAYSFNVPSVRAVGSMTVEKGEGGGKTEKKVFNLTGGMCPKCEGMGSVTDIDLTQLFDDSKSLNEGALTIPGYTADGWYVRIFSASGFLDGDKPIRDYTKKERHDFLYREPVKVKFDNMNLTYEGLIPRIQKSFLSKDKESLQPHIRAFVERAVTFTTCPDCKGTRLNEAARSSKIKGINIADACAMQINDLADWVRGLKEASVAPLVANLQHALDSFVEIGLGYLSLDRPTGTLSGGESQRTQMVRHLGSALTDVTYVFDEPTVGLHPHDIQRMNTLLLNLRDKGNTVLVVEHKPEAIQIADHIVDIGPGAGTNGGQVVFEGTVEGLRSSGTLTGRHLDDRAKVKPSVRKSTGVLKVRGASSHNLQKVDVDIPLGVLVVVTGVAGSGKSSLIHGSVSGREGVVAVDQSAIKGSRRSNPATYTDLLEPIRKAFAKANNVKPALFSANSEGACPTCNGAGVIYTDLGMMAGVSTMCEDCEGRRFQAAVLKYKFGGLNIAEVLDLPVDEAVAFFGSGKGSTPAAHAILKRMSDVGLGYLRLGQPLTTLSGGERQRLKLATHMAEDGGIYVLDEPTTGLHLADVAQMLALLDRLVESGKSVIVIEHHQAVMAHADWIIDLGPGAGHDGGRVVFEGTPADLVASRKTLTGKHLAAYVGGPAVGASSAAPQAARGGKAKSRAG; this comes from the coding sequence ATGACCAAGTCCAATTCCTCTCCCAGCCAGCATCCCGCCGACCGCCACGACATGATTCGCGTGCGCGGGGCTCGCGAGAACAACCTGAAGGACGTGAGCGTCGAGCTGCCCAAGCGGCGCCTCACGGTGTTCACCGGCGTGTCGGGCTCGGGCAAGTCGTCGCTGGTGTTCGGCACCATCGCGGCGGAGTCGCAGCGCCTCATCAACGAGACCTACAGCGCGTTCGTCCAGAACTTCATGCCGTCGATGGGGCGCCCCGAGGTCGACGTCCTGGATGGCCTGACGACGGCCATCATCGTCGACCAGGAGCGCATGGGGGCCAACTCCCGCTCCACGGTGGGCACGGCGACGGACGCCAACGCGATGCTGCGCGTGCTCTTCAGCCGCCTGGGCAAGCCGCACATCGGCTCGTCCAACGCGTACTCCTTCAACGTCCCCTCGGTGCGCGCCGTCGGGTCGATGACCGTCGAGAAGGGCGAAGGTGGCGGGAAGACCGAGAAGAAGGTCTTCAACCTCACCGGCGGCATGTGCCCCAAGTGCGAGGGCATGGGCTCGGTGACGGACATCGACCTGACCCAGCTCTTCGACGACTCGAAGTCGCTCAACGAGGGCGCGCTCACCATCCCCGGCTACACCGCCGACGGCTGGTACGTGCGCATCTTCTCCGCCTCGGGCTTCCTCGACGGGGACAAGCCCATCCGCGACTACACCAAGAAGGAGCGCCACGACTTCCTGTATCGCGAGCCGGTCAAGGTGAAGTTCGACAACATGAACCTCACCTACGAGGGGCTGATTCCTCGCATCCAGAAGTCGTTCCTGTCCAAGGACAAGGAGTCGCTCCAGCCGCACATCCGCGCGTTCGTGGAGCGCGCGGTGACGTTCACCACCTGCCCGGACTGCAAGGGCACCCGGCTGAACGAGGCCGCCCGGTCCTCCAAAATCAAGGGCATCAACATCGCCGACGCCTGCGCGATGCAGATCAACGACCTGGCCGACTGGGTTCGCGGCCTGAAGGAGGCCTCCGTCGCGCCGCTGGTGGCGAACCTGCAGCACGCGCTCGACTCGTTCGTGGAGATTGGCCTGGGCTACCTCAGCCTCGACCGGCCCACCGGCACGCTGTCGGGCGGCGAGTCCCAGCGCACGCAGATGGTCCGGCACCTGGGGTCCGCGCTCACGGATGTGACGTACGTGTTCGACGAGCCGACGGTCGGCCTGCACCCGCACGACATCCAGCGGATGAACACCCTGCTCTTGAACCTGCGCGACAAGGGCAACACGGTGCTCGTCGTGGAGCACAAGCCCGAGGCGATTCAAATCGCCGACCACATCGTGGACATCGGCCCCGGCGCCGGCACGAACGGTGGCCAGGTGGTGTTCGAGGGCACCGTCGAGGGGCTTCGCTCCAGCGGCACGCTGACCGGGCGGCACCTGGATGACCGGGCCAAGGTGAAGCCGTCGGTGCGCAAGTCGACGGGCGTGCTGAAGGTGCGCGGCGCCAGCAGCCACAACCTGCAGAAGGTGGACGTCGACATTCCGCTCGGCGTGCTGGTGGTGGTGACGGGTGTGGCCGGGTCCGGGAAGAGCTCGCTCATCCACGGCTCGGTGTCGGGCCGTGAGGGCGTGGTGGCGGTGGACCAGTCCGCCATCAAGGGCTCGCGGCGGAGCAACCCGGCGACGTACACGGACCTGCTGGAGCCCATCCGCAAGGCCTTCGCGAAGGCCAACAACGTGAAGCCCGCGCTGTTCAGCGCCAACTCGGAGGGCGCCTGCCCGACGTGCAACGGCGCCGGCGTCATCTACACCGACCTGGGGATGATGGCCGGTGTCTCCACGATGTGTGAGGACTGCGAGGGCCGCCGGTTCCAGGCCGCCGTGCTGAAGTACAAGTTCGGCGGCCTCAACATCGCCGAGGTGCTCGACCTGCCCGTCGACGAGGCCGTCGCCTTCTTCGGCTCCGGCAAGGGGAGCACGCCCGCCGCGCACGCCATCCTCAAGCGCATGTCGGACGTGGGCCTGGGCTACCTGCGCCTCGGGCAGCCGCTGACCACGCTGTCGGGTGGCGAGCGGCAGCGGCTGAAGCTCGCGACGCACATGGCCGAGGACGGTGGCATCTACGTGCTCGACGAGCCGACCACCGGCCTGCACCTGGCGGACGTCGCGCAGATGCTCGCGCTGCTGGACCGGCTGGTCGAGTCCGGCAAGTCCGTCATCGTCATCGAGCACCACCAGGCGGTCATGGCGCACGCCGATTGGATCATCGACCTGGGACCGGGCGCGGGCCATGACGGCGGCCGCGTCGTGTTCGAGGGCACTCCGGCCGACCTGGTCGCGTCGCGCAAGACGCTGACGGGCAAGCACCTGGCGGCGTACGTCGGCGGCCCCGCCGTGGGCGCGAGCAGTGCGGCGCCCCAGGCGGCGCGCGGCGGCAAGGCCAAGAGCCGCGCGGGCTGA
- a CDS encoding VOC family protein, with the protein MTTLKLSTVHLIVDDPMRALAFYRDALGLTLTGDVVQGPLRWLTFSSPDQPGVQIVLSQPHAGRTKEDGDAVARLLAKGALGGAIFASNNLEETFAKLSAAQVDVVQPPTDQPWGVRDCAVRDPAGNMIRISQA; encoded by the coding sequence ATGACCACCCTCAAGCTCTCGACCGTTCATCTGATTGTTGACGACCCCATGCGTGCGCTCGCGTTCTACCGGGATGCACTGGGGCTGACCCTCACCGGCGATGTCGTCCAGGGCCCCCTCCGGTGGCTCACCTTCTCGTCTCCGGACCAGCCCGGCGTCCAGATTGTGCTGAGCCAGCCCCACGCCGGCCGCACCAAGGAGGATGGTGACGCCGTGGCCCGCCTGTTGGCGAAGGGCGCGCTGGGCGGGGCCATCTTCGCCAGCAACAACCTGGAGGAGACGTTCGCGAAGCTGAGCGCCGCCCAGGTGGACGTGGTGCAGCCGCCCACGGACCAGCCCTGGGGCGTGCGCGACTGTGCCGTGCGGGACCCCGCCGGCAACATGATTCGCATCAGCCAGGCCTGA